From Flavobacterium sp. 102, a single genomic window includes:
- a CDS encoding Rieske 2Fe-2S domain-containing protein, which translates to MNRKQFLKTCGFGCLSGVLGVSLLQSCSTSQVTTKPIKGSDLIVPISDFEIKNNDKTEYKKYIIVQNETLTHPICIYRFSATEYSALFMACTHQRAELQVFGDKLQCSAHGSEFSNRGVVENGPASMDLRKFPVVIENTILKISLK; encoded by the coding sequence ATGAATAGAAAACAGTTTCTAAAAACTTGTGGGTTTGGGTGTTTAAGCGGTGTTTTAGGTGTTTCATTACTGCAAAGTTGTAGCACATCACAAGTGACTACAAAACCAATAAAGGGCTCTGACCTTATTGTTCCAATTTCTGATTTTGAAATAAAGAATAATGATAAAACAGAATATAAAAAATATATCATTGTTCAGAACGAAACCTTAACGCATCCTATCTGTATTTATCGTTTTAGTGCTACAGAATATTCGGCGTTGTTTATGGCATGTACACACCAACGTGCCGAGTTGCAAGTTTTTGGGGATAAACTACAATGTTCAGCTCATGGTAGTGAATTTAGTAATAGAGGAGTTGTAGAAAATGGTCCGGCAAGTATGGATTTAAGGAAGTTTCCAGTAGTGATTGAAAATACTATTTTAAAAATATCGTTGAAATGA
- a CDS encoding DUF6660 family protein, which yields MKIVNYILSIIIVILSSMPCADMEVGNSACSRVEFASKQDNHSHSNKNDLCPPFCVCNCCGAQILNFSPGINVTFPQLTSIIHIPLPSYISEFTSNFYGSIWQPPQIIA from the coding sequence TTGAAAATTGTAAATTACATATTGTCCATTATTATTGTTATCCTTTCGTCGATGCCTTGTGCTGACATGGAAGTGGGTAATTCTGCGTGTTCAAGAGTGGAGTTTGCATCAAAACAAGACAATCATTCCCACAGTAATAAAAACGATCTATGTCCACCTTTTTGCGTTTGCAATTGTTGTGGAGCACAGATTTTGAACTTTTCACCGGGAATTAATGTAACCTTTCCCCAGCTGACCTCAATCATCCACATTCCATTACCAAGTTACATCTCTGAATTTACTTCCAATTTCTACGGAAGTATTTGGCAACCGCCTCAGATAATAGCATAA
- a CDS encoding efflux RND transporter periplasmic adaptor subunit produces MKKSNILYAIIAGVIIVGIILYFSLRHTATDGHEHGAEEGVKTEEKGHVEEKEEAGPNKEVELNEAQYKSSGIELGTFSQKNLSAVVSANGYTELPPQNQADVSVYMSGIVKSIAVTEGQAVRKGQVLATIESPEFARLQEDYLTSKSNLEFLTLEYDRQKTLSEQEVNSKKVFQKTKAEYQTEKARFSSLQRQLSVLHISPNSTPSATVPVIAPIGGFVTEINIKIGSNVEAGKPLLGIVDNSKLHVDLLVYEKDLNKVKPGQNVRFILTNEGNTEVNGKIFSVGKSFENETKSVAVHADISNYAQKLIPGQYVNALIDIGTSNVSALPVDAIVKAEGREFIFVLEEGHKEEGHKEEEAHDEKEGHAHDDGDKHEESGKSYHFQRVEVKTGTSQLGFVQVTLLQEIEADAKIVLKGAYYIQSHLLKSEGGGGHEH; encoded by the coding sequence ATGAAAAAATCAAATATTTTATATGCAATAATAGCCGGAGTAATAATAGTTGGGATTATACTTTATTTCTCACTGCGTCATACGGCTACCGACGGCCACGAACATGGTGCTGAAGAAGGCGTGAAAACCGAAGAAAAAGGACATGTGGAGGAAAAGGAAGAAGCAGGGCCTAATAAGGAAGTTGAACTAAACGAGGCACAATATAAATCGTCAGGCATTGAATTAGGAACATTTTCACAAAAAAACCTAAGTGCGGTTGTTAGTGCAAATGGTTATACTGAATTGCCTCCTCAAAATCAGGCAGATGTTTCTGTATATATGTCGGGAATTGTTAAATCCATTGCGGTTACCGAAGGACAGGCTGTTAGGAAAGGACAAGTCTTGGCAACAATTGAAAGCCCTGAATTCGCAAGGCTGCAGGAAGACTATTTGACTTCTAAAAGCAACCTTGAATTCCTGACCCTTGAATACGATAGACAAAAAACATTAAGCGAGCAGGAAGTTAATTCTAAAAAAGTCTTCCAAAAGACCAAAGCCGAATACCAAACGGAAAAAGCCCGTTTCAGCTCATTACAGCGTCAACTAAGCGTTTTGCATATAAGTCCAAATTCAACTCCTTCTGCCACAGTACCGGTTATTGCACCTATAGGCGGATTTGTAACCGAAATTAATATCAAAATTGGCAGTAACGTAGAAGCAGGAAAGCCTTTGTTGGGAATCGTTGACAACTCGAAGCTGCATGTTGATTTGCTCGTATACGAAAAGGATTTAAATAAAGTAAAGCCTGGGCAAAATGTGCGATTCATTCTTACTAACGAAGGCAATACTGAAGTTAACGGAAAAATTTTCAGTGTTGGGAAATCCTTTGAGAATGAAACAAAATCTGTAGCCGTACATGCCGACATATCAAATTACGCCCAAAAACTTATACCAGGTCAGTACGTAAATGCACTCATTGACATTGGAACAAGCAACGTTAGTGCGCTTCCTGTTGATGCCATTGTAAAAGCAGAAGGCCGCGAATTTATCTTTGTTTTAGAAGAAGGGCACAAAGAAGAAGGGCATAAGGAAGAAGAAGCTCATGACGAAAAAGAAGGTCACGCCCACGATGATGGCGACAAACATGAAGAATCTGGAAAATCATACCACTTCCAAAGGGTCGAAGTCAAAACAGGAACTTCACAACTCGGGTTTGTGCAGGTAACTTTATTACAGGAAATCGAGGCAGATGCAAAAATTGTCCTGAAAGGTGCCTACTATATCCAAAGTCATTTGCTTAAAAGCGAAGGCGGCGGAGGTCACGAGCATTGA
- a CDS encoding CusA/CzcA family heavy metal efflux RND transporter, with translation MLDKIIYFSINNKFIIGLFTVILIAVGSYSLYTLPIDALPDITNNQVQIITSSPTLATQEVEQFITYPIEQSVKPIPQIVELRSISRFGLSVVTVVFEEGVDIYWARAQISERIKEAENTIPKGVGTPEMAPVSTGLGEIYQYVVFPEKGYEDKYNATELRTIQDWIIKPQLIGTKGVAEVNTLGGSLKQYEIAVQPDKLKSMNTTITEIFEALENNNENTGGAYIDKKPYAYFIRGIGMVNGIDDINKIVVKTQNGIPILIRDVATVQIGSSIRYGAVTKDGKGEEVSGMVMMLKGENSGEVVAVVKEKMEQIKKSLPKGVAIEAFMDRTVLVDKAISTVQTNLIEGALIVIFILVLLLGNWRAGLVVASVIPLALLFAIAMMKLFGVSGNLMSLGAIDFGLIVDGAVIIVEAIIHRLQIGNKGKLTVKQMNDEVYQASSKIRSSAAFGEIIILIVYLPILALVGIEGKMFGPMAQTVSFAILGAFILSLTYVPMMSALALKKETGHKKNLSDKIIDAIYNFYNPLLEKALKIKGIIVGVAITLFAVSLWIFNSLGGEFIPTLDEGDIATHLIIASGSSLSQEIESTTKAEQILKAKFPEIKMIVTKIGSAEIPTDPMPVEAGDMIILLKDKSEWTSAHTKEELMEKMEQALEDIPGASTEFSQPIQMRFNELMTGVRSDVAIKIFGEDIDMLVSKGDEVMQLIKGIKGVSDAKAERVAGLPQITIRYNKDKLALYGLKIGDLNKVVRMGFAGEAAGVVYEGEKRFEIVVRLSSESRGDISNLKSLFVTLPSGNQIPLEQIAEVAYEDGPMQISREDGKRRIVVGFNVRGADVKSIVEEIQAKLDAKLKLPDGYFITYGGQFENLIDATKRLSIAVPIALGLILVLLYFTFNSIKQSLLIFTAIPLSAIGGIFALWIRGMPFSISAGVGFIALFGVAVLNGIVLIGYFNQLKAEGMDNVYDRIKEGTKVRLRPVIMTAAVASLGFLPMAISSSAGAEVQKPLATVVIGGLISATLLTLILLPILYLYFEKGIKRKKRKVIPLTPILIIGFSLLSLKGIAQTTTQSIDLNQALTMGLKNNLNVQSSELDVRVQSQLKKSAFDIPKTEFSGTFGQINSQAKDKNLSVSQTFNPFQFGARKKLLTETSKASTIRLGVTKQEVTYSIRQAWNAILFNEKQNRLLDQQSKILQKFVKSADLKFQTGESTSLEKNIANAKLQELLQRIKQNQTQIRVEKARLNNFLNLNEDFTISDTLFVPYPFVSADTTLIKQNPSIQLAESQVAIARASRNLEKSSLFPDFTAGYFIQSITGNQDVNGQTTYYDNSPRFSGFSVGISLPIFGVGSSIAKTRAATLNIEREQKNAGYIQSQVKSQFTQLTEQLKTYQELIDYYRTTADPNAKKIIQNATLAYQNGDISYVEYVQGIETALDIQLNYSEAINNYNQTVIDIQFLINK, from the coding sequence ATGTTAGATAAAATCATTTATTTTAGTATCAATAATAAATTTATTATTGGTCTTTTTACCGTCATTCTTATTGCGGTCGGCAGTTATTCACTTTATACATTGCCTATTGACGCACTACCGGATATCACAAACAATCAGGTACAAATCATTACCAGTTCTCCTACCCTGGCGACCCAGGAAGTGGAACAATTTATTACTTATCCAATTGAGCAATCCGTTAAGCCAATACCACAAATAGTCGAACTTCGGTCAATAAGCCGTTTTGGACTTAGTGTCGTAACAGTAGTTTTCGAAGAAGGTGTCGATATCTATTGGGCAAGAGCACAGATTTCTGAACGAATAAAGGAAGCCGAAAACACAATTCCTAAAGGGGTTGGAACACCAGAAATGGCTCCTGTCAGCACAGGTCTTGGTGAAATTTATCAATATGTTGTTTTCCCCGAAAAAGGCTATGAAGACAAATACAACGCTACCGAACTACGCACAATCCAGGACTGGATTATCAAACCGCAGCTCATAGGAACTAAAGGTGTGGCCGAAGTAAATACTTTAGGCGGCAGCCTCAAACAATATGAAATTGCAGTGCAGCCTGATAAGCTCAAAAGCATGAATACAACCATCACTGAAATTTTTGAAGCGCTCGAAAATAACAATGAAAATACAGGTGGTGCCTATATTGATAAAAAACCCTATGCTTATTTTATTAGAGGTATTGGTATGGTCAATGGGATCGATGACATTAATAAAATTGTTGTAAAAACCCAGAATGGAATTCCAATATTAATCCGTGACGTGGCTACAGTACAAATAGGAAGTAGTATCCGCTATGGTGCGGTGACTAAGGATGGAAAGGGAGAAGAAGTCTCCGGAATGGTAATGATGCTTAAAGGTGAAAATAGTGGTGAAGTAGTAGCTGTTGTAAAGGAGAAGATGGAGCAAATAAAGAAATCACTGCCAAAAGGCGTGGCCATCGAAGCTTTTATGGACCGTACGGTTTTAGTAGATAAAGCGATAAGCACAGTTCAAACCAACCTCATTGAAGGGGCATTGATTGTTATTTTTATATTGGTACTGCTGCTCGGAAATTGGCGCGCTGGTTTAGTTGTAGCATCAGTAATTCCATTGGCACTACTCTTTGCTATTGCAATGATGAAGCTTTTTGGGGTCAGCGGAAACTTAATGAGTTTGGGAGCAATTGATTTCGGATTGATTGTAGATGGAGCCGTAATCATTGTCGAAGCCATTATCCATCGATTGCAAATAGGCAATAAAGGAAAACTTACGGTCAAGCAAATGAATGATGAAGTGTATCAGGCATCATCCAAAATCAGAAGCAGTGCAGCTTTTGGTGAAATCATAATATTGATTGTATATCTACCTATTTTGGCATTGGTTGGAATTGAAGGAAAAATGTTTGGTCCAATGGCACAAACAGTATCCTTTGCAATCCTTGGTGCATTTATCCTATCGCTTACTTACGTACCGATGATGTCGGCTCTTGCACTGAAAAAGGAAACGGGTCACAAAAAGAACTTAAGTGATAAAATCATAGATGCAATTTATAACTTTTACAATCCACTACTTGAAAAAGCATTAAAGATTAAAGGAATAATTGTAGGTGTAGCAATAACCCTTTTCGCCGTATCATTATGGATATTTAATTCCTTGGGAGGTGAATTTATCCCTACTCTCGACGAAGGTGATATTGCCACACATTTAATAATTGCTTCAGGGAGCTCATTGTCCCAGGAAATCGAATCGACAACAAAGGCAGAGCAAATCCTAAAAGCAAAATTTCCGGAAATCAAAATGATCGTAACCAAAATCGGATCTGCTGAAATTCCAACCGATCCAATGCCTGTAGAAGCTGGCGATATGATTATCCTACTGAAGGATAAAAGTGAATGGACATCAGCTCACACAAAAGAAGAATTGATGGAAAAGATGGAGCAAGCCCTTGAAGATATTCCGGGAGCATCTACCGAATTTTCACAGCCAATACAGATGCGTTTCAATGAATTGATGACTGGCGTCAGAAGTGATGTCGCAATTAAGATTTTCGGTGAAGACATCGACATGCTTGTGAGTAAGGGTGATGAGGTAATGCAACTTATTAAAGGGATTAAAGGTGTATCCGATGCAAAAGCGGAAAGGGTTGCAGGATTGCCGCAAATAACCATCCGCTACAATAAAGACAAACTCGCATTATACGGACTTAAAATTGGCGATCTTAACAAAGTAGTTCGTATGGGATTCGCTGGTGAAGCCGCAGGGGTTGTTTATGAAGGGGAAAAGAGGTTTGAAATTGTGGTCCGCCTTTCAAGTGAAAGTCGCGGAGACATATCAAATTTGAAGTCGTTATTCGTAACCTTGCCGTCAGGCAATCAAATTCCGCTGGAACAAATTGCCGAAGTCGCTTACGAAGATGGACCAATGCAAATTTCAAGAGAAGACGGTAAACGTCGAATCGTTGTTGGTTTCAATGTTCGTGGCGCTGATGTGAAGTCTATTGTTGAAGAAATACAGGCAAAGCTTGATGCTAAATTAAAACTTCCTGATGGATATTTTATAACATACGGAGGCCAATTTGAAAATCTCATTGATGCAACTAAGCGACTTTCAATAGCTGTTCCGATAGCTCTTGGATTGATTTTAGTGTTACTATATTTCACTTTTAATTCAATCAAACAATCATTGCTGATTTTTACGGCAATTCCACTATCTGCTATCGGTGGTATTTTTGCCTTATGGATACGGGGCATGCCGTTTAGTATATCGGCAGGAGTTGGGTTTATTGCTCTCTTTGGAGTAGCGGTACTCAACGGAATCGTATTAATAGGGTACTTTAATCAATTAAAAGCAGAAGGGATGGACAATGTTTACGACCGTATTAAGGAAGGAACAAAAGTTCGTTTGCGCCCTGTTATAATGACGGCAGCGGTGGCATCTTTAGGATTTTTACCAATGGCAATCAGTAGCAGTGCAGGTGCTGAAGTACAAAAACCATTGGCAACTGTTGTAATAGGCGGTTTGATTTCAGCAACATTGTTGACACTTATTCTATTACCTATCCTGTATCTGTATTTTGAAAAAGGGATTAAGCGTAAAAAAAGAAAAGTAATACCGCTTACTCCTATTTTAATAATTGGTTTTTCTTTGCTTTCCTTAAAAGGAATAGCACAAACAACTACGCAGAGCATCGATTTAAATCAGGCGCTTACCATGGGCTTGAAAAACAATCTGAATGTACAGTCATCTGAACTTGACGTAAGGGTGCAGTCGCAACTCAAAAAGTCAGCATTTGATATTCCAAAAACAGAATTTTCAGGAACATTTGGACAGATAAACTCACAGGCAAAGGATAAGAACTTGAGCGTTTCGCAAACTTTTAATCCTTTTCAGTTTGGTGCACGTAAAAAACTACTTACCGAAACCAGTAAAGCAAGTACTATCAGGCTTGGTGTAACAAAACAGGAAGTTACCTACAGCATCCGTCAGGCTTGGAATGCTATATTGTTTAATGAAAAGCAAAACAGGTTATTGGATCAGCAAAGCAAAATACTTCAAAAATTTGTGAAATCAGCCGATTTGAAGTTTCAGACCGGCGAATCAACTTCACTGGAAAAAAACATTGCCAACGCCAAGCTTCAGGAACTGCTGCAACGAATTAAGCAAAACCAGACACAGATTCGTGTTGAGAAAGCAAGGTTAAACAATTTTCTAAATCTAAATGAGGATTTTACAATTTCAGATACCCTGTTTGTACCTTATCCATTTGTAAGTGCTGATACTACGTTGATCAAACAGAATCCGTCAATTCAGCTTGCAGAATCACAGGTAGCCATTGCCAGGGCAAGTCGGAATCTTGAAAAGTCATCTTTGTTCCCTGATTTCACTGCCGGATACTTTATCCAGTCCATAACCGGAAATCAGGATGTAAACGGTCAAACAACCTATTACGACAATTCTCCTAGATTTAGTGGATTTTCTGTTGGCATCTCCCTGCCTATTTTTGGGGTTGGGTCAAGTATTGCAAAAACCCGTGCAGCCACTCTTAACATTGAGCGTGAACAAAAGAATGCCGGATATATACAATCTCAGGTCAAAAGCCAGTTCACACAGCTTACGGAACAATTGAAAACCTATCAGGAACTGATTGACTATTATCGTACTACTGCAGATCCAAATGCAAAAAAGATTATCCAAAATGCAACATTGGCATATCAAAATGGTGATATATCTTATGTTGAATATGTACAGGGCATTGAAACCGCATTGGACATTCAGCTTAATTACAGTGAAGCAATAAACAATTATAATCAGACAGTAATCGACATACAATTCTTAATAAACAAATAA
- a CDS encoding multicopper oxidase domain-containing protein, translating into MKIKLSIIVFLFFTIHFVTAQINSTQTFYTCVMHPEIHSSKPGKCPKCGMALVKEKTKTVEPKASAKPKTTTPVKKTTLEKTKSASTDKVDTNKAHDMKNMEKAPANPPIKKRVIKDEPPKVVRYDLYVRDTIVNFSGKSRRAIAVNGQIPMPTLTFTEGDTAEIYVHNELDEETSLHWHGLFLPNKEDGVPNLTQMPIKPHSTYKYSFPIRQHGTHWYHSHSGLQEQIGMYGSFVMNKKNSDPNFREGIDDLPTIPIVLSEWTDINPENVHRMLHNASDWFAIKKGTTQSYGEAIQQGYFKTKIINEWKRMNAMDVSDVYYEKFLINGKNESQLSQFKAGDKVRLRVSNGGASSNFWLTYAGGKITVVASDGNDVEPVEVDRLLIAVSETYDVVLTITAENTSYEFLATPEDRTKSTSIYIGNGIKQLISPLPKLKYFEGMQMMNDMMKMNGDLDDMGMQMSLNQMDMNAVMYPEITGPQKKDSKEMPMEMDKGEAKKDTPEKQHDSHNMANKYNPNELADIVTLNYAMLKSPISTALSKDAPVRELKFELTGNMNRYVWSLDNKVVSETDKILIKKGEILRIVLHNNSMMRHPMHLHGHDFRLINGHGDYAPLKNIIDIMPMETDTIEFAASEDGGDWFFHCHILYHMMSGMGRVFSYENSPPNPEIPNPKLAQRKLFADDRKFHFMAENDFATNGNDGMAMLSNTRWSIGTEWRLGYNDHHGYETETHIGRYIGKMQWLMPFIGFDWRYRKMGKDQQEHNIFNQTNTKDIRSVFSAGLEYILPMLIRAQAEVFTDGNFRFQLERMDIPVSKRIRMDLMLNTDKEYMAGLRYIIRRNLSARTHYDSDMGFGLGVNLNY; encoded by the coding sequence AATACATTCATCCAAACCCGGTAAATGTCCCAAATGTGGTATGGCATTAGTAAAAGAAAAAACAAAGACAGTTGAACCGAAAGCAAGTGCAAAACCAAAAACCACTACACCTGTTAAAAAGACAACACTCGAAAAAACTAAATCTGCCTCCACAGACAAAGTCGATACTAATAAGGCTCATGATATGAAAAACATGGAGAAGGCACCGGCAAATCCTCCCATAAAAAAAAGAGTAATAAAAGACGAACCGCCAAAAGTAGTTAGGTACGATTTATATGTTCGCGATACAATAGTGAACTTTTCAGGAAAATCAAGAAGAGCAATAGCAGTAAATGGTCAAATTCCAATGCCCACATTAACCTTTACAGAAGGCGATACAGCAGAGATTTATGTTCATAACGAACTCGATGAAGAAACATCATTGCACTGGCATGGCTTGTTTTTACCTAACAAAGAAGATGGTGTTCCCAACCTTACACAAATGCCAATAAAGCCACACAGCACTTACAAATATTCCTTTCCAATTCGCCAACATGGTACACATTGGTACCATAGCCATTCCGGATTACAGGAACAAATCGGAATGTATGGTTCATTTGTAATGAATAAAAAAAATTCCGATCCGAATTTCCGAGAAGGAATAGATGATCTTCCAACAATTCCGATTGTGTTGAGCGAATGGACCGATATCAACCCCGAGAATGTCCATAGGATGCTACACAATGCATCAGATTGGTTTGCCATAAAAAAAGGCACAACCCAAAGCTATGGCGAAGCCATACAACAAGGCTATTTCAAAACCAAGATTATAAATGAATGGAAGCGCATGAACGCTATGGATGTAAGCGATGTTTACTATGAAAAATTCTTAATCAACGGTAAAAATGAGAGCCAGCTGTCACAATTTAAGGCAGGTGATAAAGTAAGATTACGGGTTTCGAATGGCGGTGCCTCAAGTAATTTTTGGCTAACGTATGCCGGAGGTAAAATTACCGTAGTCGCCAGTGATGGTAATGATGTCGAACCAGTTGAGGTAGACCGTTTGCTTATTGCCGTTTCTGAAACCTATGATGTTGTACTAACAATCACCGCAGAAAACACATCCTATGAGTTTTTAGCCACACCGGAAGATAGGACAAAATCAACTTCAATATACATTGGCAACGGCATCAAACAACTCATTTCACCTTTACCCAAACTGAAGTATTTCGAAGGAATGCAAATGATGAACGATATGATGAAGATGAATGGTGATCTTGATGACATGGGAATGCAGATGTCGTTGAACCAGATGGACATGAACGCCGTAATGTATCCCGAAATTACAGGCCCACAAAAAAAGGATTCTAAAGAAATGCCTATGGAAATGGATAAAGGAGAAGCCAAAAAGGATACTCCCGAAAAGCAGCATGATAGTCACAATATGGCAAATAAGTACAATCCCAATGAACTTGCTGATATCGTAACATTAAACTATGCCATGCTAAAATCGCCTATAAGCACAGCATTATCAAAAGACGCTCCTGTTAGGGAACTCAAGTTTGAACTTACCGGAAATATGAATCGCTATGTTTGGAGTTTGGATAATAAAGTCGTTTCAGAAACCGACAAAATTCTAATTAAAAAAGGAGAGATTTTGCGCATTGTTTTGCATAACAATTCAATGATGCGACACCCAATGCACTTGCATGGTCATGATTTTAGACTGATTAACGGGCATGGTGATTATGCGCCTTTAAAAAACATTATCGATATCATGCCAATGGAGACCGATACTATTGAATTCGCTGCAAGCGAAGACGGCGGTGACTGGTTCTTTCACTGTCATATCCTTTACCATATGATGTCTGGAATGGGAAGAGTTTTTAGTTATGAAAATTCGCCTCCAAATCCTGAAATCCCAAACCCTAAATTAGCCCAACGTAAATTATTTGCTGATGATAGGAAGTTTCATTTTATGGCAGAAAACGATTTTGCCACCAATGGAAACGATGGTATGGCAATGTTAAGTAATACACGCTGGAGTATCGGAACAGAATGGCGATTGGGTTACAATGACCATCATGGTTATGAAACAGAAACACATATTGGTCGCTATATTGGCAAAATGCAATGGCTCATGCCCTTCATAGGTTTCGATTGGCGCTACAGAAAGATGGGGAAAGACCAACAAGAGCATAATATTTTCAATCAAACCAATACGAAAGACATTCGTTCCGTTTTTAGCGCAGGTTTAGAATACATACTGCCAATGCTAATAAGAGCGCAGGCTGAGGTATTTACGGATGGTAATTTTAGATTTCAGTTGGAACGTATGGATATTCCGGTTTCCAAAAGGATACGTATGGATTTGATGTTGAATACAGACAAAGAATACATGGCAGGATTGCGATATATTATTAGAAGAAATCTTAGTGCACGGACTCATTATGACAGCGACATGGGATTTGGTTTGGGTGTAAATTTGAATTATTAA
- a CDS encoding DUF4136 domain-containing protein, which produces MKTFKHIKQTKKGVLIAASFLILFIYGCRTYKVLNSDYERSIDFSLYKTYAWLPDKDNETSQNNDSIVHNNIKNYFTRHFADFGYKADTENPDLLFEQVITNANKTRTYTDQHPVISNYDYQRNPYYTATPNPYNYNNSKAYNYNYKKQNYIRNNGYAYKPRKQQYKSDTHTEEYIESTFTLNAIDRKKNKLVWTCTIQANIYNDTYVESGIHPAVHLILKNYPGKRIN; this is translated from the coding sequence ATGAAAACATTCAAACATATCAAACAAACAAAAAAAGGGGTTTTAATTGCGGCAAGTTTTCTTATTCTATTTATTTATGGATGCAGAACTTATAAAGTGCTTAATTCCGACTACGAAAGAAGTATTGATTTTTCTTTATATAAAACCTATGCCTGGTTGCCCGATAAAGACAATGAAACATCACAGAATAATGATTCAATCGTTCATAATAACATTAAAAATTATTTCACCCGTCATTTTGCAGATTTCGGATACAAAGCTGATACTGAAAACCCCGATTTATTATTTGAACAAGTTATTACAAATGCAAACAAAACAAGAACATACACAGATCAACATCCAGTAATTTCTAACTATGATTATCAGAGAAATCCTTATTATACTGCTACACCAAATCCTTATAACTACAATAACTCAAAAGCATATAATTATAATTATAAAAAACAAAATTATATACGAAACAACGGATATGCATACAAACCCCGCAAACAGCAATATAAAAGTGATACCCATACCGAAGAATATATAGAAAGTACATTCACGCTTAATGCCATTGACCGAAAAAAAAATAAATTAGTATGGACGTGCACTATACAAGCCAACATTTATAATGATACGTACGTCGAATCCGGCATTCATCCTGCCGTTCATTTAATTCTGAAAAACTACCCAGGTAAGAGAATTAATTAA
- a CDS encoding di-heme oxidoredictase family protein — translation MKILIFILIVCMGFVSCETSYVDVPSGDELLDGTVDGLSSAELQQFLRGDVAVNEVFTRNTGLGSTFVSTSCINCHAGDGKGHPFTSLIRFGQIDETGNMYLNQGGPQLQNRALPGYLPEQLPAGATFSRFMPPAITGLGFVEAMTDASILAMADPDDLNGDGISGVVNWVNAPGYVIITNNAISQNGKYIGRFGKKAATYNLLQQTTTAYNQDMGITSAYSPIDHYSNTEIDPEVTINKINDITFYLHTLKAPIQRNQNDAQVIQGKNAFNQINCVGCHKSELNTGYSPIAALSFTTFSPYSDFLLHDMGNNLDDGYTEGTAKTFEWRTPPLWGIGLSANSQGGNLFLMHDGRAASLEQAILMHGGEAINSKNAYQNLSQESKNALLKFLKSL, via the coding sequence ATGAAAATATTAATTTTTATACTAATAGTTTGTATGGGGTTTGTATCCTGTGAAACCTCTTATGTCGATGTTCCATCAGGTGATGAACTTTTAGATGGAACTGTTGATGGGCTTTCGAGTGCGGAACTGCAGCAATTCTTAAGAGGAGATGTGGCGGTAAATGAAGTGTTTACCCGAAATACTGGATTGGGATCGACCTTTGTGAGTACCAGTTGCATTAATTGCCATGCCGGTGATGGAAAGGGCCATCCGTTTACATCCTTAATTCGATTTGGACAAATTGATGAAACCGGAAATATGTATTTGAATCAAGGCGGACCTCAATTGCAGAATAGAGCCTTGCCAGGATACTTACCTGAACAGCTACCTGCAGGAGCCACTTTTTCGAGATTTATGCCTCCCGCAATTACAGGTTTAGGATTTGTAGAAGCAATGACTGATGCTTCAATTTTGGCAATGGCAGACCCTGATGATTTGAATGGTGACGGAATTTCGGGTGTAGTAAATTGGGTTAACGCTCCCGGTTATGTCATTATTACAAACAATGCCATATCTCAAAATGGAAAGTATATTGGACGTTTTGGGAAAAAAGCTGCTACATATAATTTGCTTCAACAAACTACAACAGCCTATAATCAGGATATGGGAATTACGTCTGCCTATAGTCCAATTGACCATTATTCTAATACAGAAATTGATCCCGAAGTTACTATCAATAAAATAAATGATATCACTTTTTATCTTCATACGTTAAAAGCTCCTATTCAGAGAAATCAAAACGATGCCCAAGTGATTCAGGGAAAAAATGCATTCAATCAAATTAACTGTGTAGGGTGCCATAAATCAGAATTGAATACGGGTTATTCTCCAATTGCAGCTCTTTCCTTTACAACGTTTTCGCCTTACAGCGATTTTTTACTGCACGATATGGGAAATAACCTTGATGACGGGTATACCGAAGGGACCGCAAAAACCTTTGAATGGCGAACGCCGCCACTTTGGGGAATTGGATTATCTGCAAACTCACAAGGAGGCAATCTTTTCCTAATGCACGATGGAAGAGCCGCAAGTTTAGAGCAAGCAATTCTGATGCACGGTGGTGAAGCTATAAATAGTAAAAATGCCTACCAAAATCTTTCACAGGAGAGCAAAAATGCGTTATTGAAATTTTTGAAATCGTTATAG